From the Salarias fasciatus chromosome 16, fSalaFa1.1, whole genome shotgun sequence genome, one window contains:
- the LOC115403259 gene encoding extensin-1-like, which yields MVKGSCCFLVCPPHHAVYSRLQPFTAVYSRLQPYPGRLQPYPGRLQPYPGRLQPYPGRLQPYPGRLQPYPGRLQPYPGRLQPYPGRLQPYPGRLQPYPGRLQPYPGRLQPYPGRLQLYPGRLQPYPGRLQPYPGCLQPYPGRLQPYPGRLQPYPGCLQPYPGRLQPYPGRLQPYPGRLQPYPGRLQPYPGRLPPTKSPRPPPKALSLPQKPPAATKSPQLPPKAPSLHQNPPASTKSPQLPPKAPSLHQKPPAATKSPQLPPKAPNLHQHPPASTKSPQLPPKAPGLHQKPPAATKSPQPPPKALSLPQKPPAATKSPQPPPKAPSCHQKPPATTQIPGPPPKAPSLHQNPPAATKSPRPPPKSLSHHQNPPAATKSPQPPPKAPSLHQKPPAATKIPGPPPKAPSLHQKPPASTKIPSCHQNPRASTKSPQPPPKSPSRHQKPPASTKIPQPPPKSPSCHQKPPASTKSPQPPPKSPSCHQNPRASTKSPQPPPKSPSCHQNPRASTKSPQLPPKAPSLHQKPSASTTSTKSL from the exons ATGGTTAAAGGGAGCTGCTGTTTTCTCGTTTGTCCGCCGCACCACGCCGTCTACAGCCGTCTACAGCCGTTTACAGCTGTTTACAGCCGTCTGCAGCCCTACCCCGGCCGTCTGCAGCCCTACCCCGGCCGTCTGCAGCCCTACCCCGGCCGTCTGCAGCCCTACCCCGGCCGTCTGCAGCCCTATCCCGGCCGTCTGCAGCCCTACCCCGGCCGTCTGCAGCCCTACCCCGGCCGTCTGCAGCCCTACCCCGGCCGTCTGCAGCCCTACCCCGGCCGTCTGCAGCCCTACCCCGGCCGTCTGCAGCCCTACCCCGGCCGTCTGCAGCCCTATCCCGGCCGTCTGCAGCTCTATCCCGGCCGTCTGCAGCCCTACCCCGGCCGTCTGCAGCCCTACCCCGGCTGTCTGCAGCCCTATCCCGGCCGTCTGCAGCCCTACCCCGGCCGTCTGCAGCCCTACCCCGGCTGTCTGCAGCCCTATCCCGGCCGTCTGCAGCCCTACCCCGGCCGTCTGCAGCCCTATCCCGGCCGTCTGCAGCCCTATCCCGGCCGTCTGCAGCCCTACCCCGGCCGTCTGC CTCCCACCAAAAGCCCCCGGCCTCCACCAAAagccctcagcctccctcaaaAGCCCCCAGCTGCCACCAAAAGCCCCCAGCTGCCACCAAAAGCCCCCAGCCTCCACCAAAATCCCCCGGCCTCCACCAAAAGCCCCCAGCTGCCACCAAAAGCCCCCAGTCTCCACCAAAAGCCCCCAGCTGCCACCAAAAGCCCCCAGCTGCCACCAAAAGCCCCCAACCTCCACCAACATCCCCCGGCCTCCACCAAAAGCCCCCAGCTGCCACCAAAAGCCCCCGGCCTCCACCAAAAGCCCCCAGCTGCCACCAAAAGCCCCCAGCCTCCACCAAAagccctcagcctccctcaaaAGCCCCCAGCTGCCACCAAAAGCCCCCAGCCTCCACCAAAAGCCCCCAGCTGCCACCAAAAGCCCCCAGCCACCACCCAAATCCCCGGGCCTCCACCAAAAGCCCCCAGCCTCCACCAAAATCCCCCAGCTGCCACCAAAAGCCCCCGGCCTCCACCAAAATCCCTCAGCCACCACCAAAATCCCCCAGCTGCCACCAAAAGCCCCCAGCCTCCACCAAAAGCCCCCAGCCTCCACCAAAAGCCCCCAGCTGCCACCAAAATCCCCGGGCCTCCACCAAAAGCCCCCAGCCTCCACCAAAAGCCCCCAGCCTCCACCAAAATCCCCAGCTGCCACCAAAATCCCCGGGCCTCCACCAAAAGCCCCCAGCCTCCACCAAAATCCCCCAGCCGCCACCAAAAGCCCCCGGCCTCCACCAAAATCCCCCAGCCACCACCAAAATCCCCCAGCTGCCACCAAAAGCCCCCAGCCTCCACCAAAAGCCCCCAGCCTCCACCAAAATCCCCCAGCTGCCACCAAAATCCCCGGGCCTCCACCAAAAGCCCCCAGCCTCCACCAAAATCCCCCAGCTGCCACCAAAATCCCCGGGCCTCCACCAAAAGCCCCCAGCTCCCACCAAAAGCCCCCAGCCTCCACCAAAAGCCCTCAGCCTCCACCACCTCTACCAAAAGCCTCTAA
- the LOC115403761 gene encoding collagen alpha-2(I) chain-like: protein LVSVIFILCASVFRGGYSVCLKDAKIKTQVSRILRGLQCLRGLRCLRGLRGLRGLRGLRCPWGLRCLQGLQCLRGLQCLRGLRCLRGLQCLRGLRCLRGLRCLRASGVSGASGVSGVSGASGVSGVSGASGVSGASGVSGVSGASGVSGVSGASGVSGASGVSGVSGAPGVSGASSVSGVSGASSVSGVSRASSVSGASGVSGASGVSGASSVSRTSSVSGASGVSGAPGASGVSGASSVSGASSVSGVSGVSGASGAPGASSVSGASSVSGASSVSSVSGVSRVSGVSGAPGASSVSGASSVSGASGGTRNLTTGKQMSKYVKCQIVSGGWGSFP from the coding sequence CTTGTGTCAGTGATCTTTATTCTGTGTGCGTCTGTTTTCAGAGGAGGCTATTCTGTTTGCCTTAAAGATgccaaaataaaaactcaagtATCCAGAATTCTCCGGGGCCTCCAGTGTCTCCGGGGCCTCCGGTGTCTCCGGGGCCTCCGGGGTCTCCGGGGCCTCCGGGGTCTCCGGTGCCCCTGGGGTCTCCGGTGTCTCCAGGGCCTCCAGTGTCTCCGGGGCCTCCAGTGTCTCCGGGGCCTCCGGTGTCTCCGGGGTCTCCAGTGTCTCCGGGGCCTCCGGTGTCTCCGGGGCCTCCGGTGTCTCCGGGCCTCCGGTGTCTCCGGGGCCTCCGGTGTCTCCGGTGTCTCCGGGGCCTCCGGTGTCTCCGGTGTCTCCGGGGCCTCCGGTGTCTCCGGGGCCTCCGGTGTCTCCGGTGTCTCCGGGGCCTCCGGTGTCTCCGGTGTCTCCGGGGCCTCCGGTGTCTCCGGGGCCTCCGGTGTCTCCGGGGTCTCCGGTGCCCCTGGGGTCTCCGGGGCCTCCAGTGTCTCCGGTGTCTCCGGGGCCTCCAGTGTCTCCGGTGTCTCCAGGGCCTCCAGTGTCTCCGGGGCCTCTGGGGTCTCCGGGGCCTCCGGGGTCTCTGGggcctccagtgtctccaggacctccagtgTCTCCGGGGCCTCTGGGGTCTCCGGTGCCCCTGGGGCCTCCGGGGTCTCCGGGGCCTCCAGTGTCTCCGGGGCCTCCAGTGTCTCCGGTGTCTCCGGGGTCTCCGGGGCCTCCGGTGCCCCTGGGGCCTCCAGTGTCTCCGGGGCCTCCAGTGTCTCCGGggcctccagtgtctccagtgtctccGGTGTCTCCAGGGTCTCCGGGGTCTCCGGTGCCCCTGGGGCCTCCAGTGTCTCCGGGGCCTCCAGTGTCTCTGGGGCCTCCGGGGGAACCAGAAACCTCACAACCGGAAAACAAATGAGCAAATATGTGAAATGCCAAATAGTGTCAGGAGGATGGGGCTCGTTTCCATAA